The following proteins are co-located in the Chaetodon trifascialis isolate fChaTrf1 chromosome 14, fChaTrf1.hap1, whole genome shotgun sequence genome:
- the sobpa gene encoding sine oculis-binding protein homolog A isoform X1, which produces MAEMEKEGRPPENKRSRKPAHPVKREINEEMKSFAENTMNELLGWYGYDKVELRDSDNLEIGETPQHISVLKENMLPKIPPSTESGEGSPDRANSSHSLPASRNGVTEPSITPSTSTPSTKEHGNLPIIMPMIPPPLIKPPADEDASNVQIMCAWCQKVGVKRYSLSMGSELKSFCSEKCFAACRRAYFKRNKLGYVRNSAARDDDGLGGKLPQHSFTQDTPRLVFKTNSDVLVCDWCKHIRHTKEYLDFGAGERRLQFCSAKCLNQYKMDIFYKETQAALPGALCNPGHGASGEGKLECSGGVQLLTPESWGTPLTDLRRKAPSPGGPSTTSALAPSSSSATSPSDNAAVCSPSSSSSAKIPTPRPHESPTLPPPPVPTLHPPVGVPSGSPPMVMTPRGPMPLPLFMEHQMMQQMRPPFLRPSPHPAGPNSPLSNPIIPGIGPPPPPRTIGPASSPMHRPMLSPHVHPSSNPNPGMMPPHPGLPMPGLPPFPPVNMMPNGRIPLPPMMNFGMPSLAPLVPPPTLLVPYPVIVPLPVPIPIPIPIPFSPKVSRDQPERSGSTRNAPESSETSASGLRSPGTSGGDRGEQKVEPSGTECLSPLHSERSRTALVDLTVKAEDSSGNLCLTSGPGPMEGVIDLTVGQRSCQQQVIQRMLPGVQVKVEAEAESRSPPAAGLGREGKGSHDRGEEALSQGLLSATELEGATLPSTLESSGPPSSNSSPSCNADPPVNQLNPCISNITPPPLPSTTRTQAQLLPQLQTSPAAPCNVIVNGTGWHSLLTSAFESCPDRRGDNVAGEGKAEEQPANGELEHEALKENNCSVGDWEPGKRGPLQDEMADTVEGKPDPDSNLEEGEHAYALPLLSTGGCVVIQPVPKPGADKTAILSCSISAPLSAAGSPELEPPLKRRCLRIRNQNK; this is translated from the exons CTGTCCTCAAAG AAAACATGTTGCCAAAAATCCCACCTTCAACCGAGAGCGGCGAAGGTTCTCCGGATCGAGCCAACAGCTCCCATTCTTTGCCAGCCTCCAGGAACGGAGTCACAGAGCCCTCCATCACCCCGTCCACCTCCACGCCCAGCACCAAGGAACATGGCAACCTGCCCATCATAATGCCCATGATCCCCCCACCACTGATCAAGCCCCCTGCAG ATGAAGATGCATCCAACGTGCAGATCATGTGCGCCTGGTGCCAGAAGGTCGGCGTCAAACGCTATTCTCTGAGCATGGGGAGTGAGCTGAAGAGCTTCTGCAGTGAGAAGTGCTTCGCCGCCTGCCGCAGAGCCTATTTTAAGAGAAACAAG CTGGGATATGTAAGGAATTCCGCT GCAAGAGACGACGATGGCCTCGGTGGGAAATTACCCCAGCACAGCTTTACTCAGGACACGCCCAGGCTTGTCTTCAAGACAAACAGCGATGTGCTT gtgTGTGACTGGTGCAAACATATTCGCCACACTAAGGAGTACCTGGACTTTGGTGCTGGTGAGCGGAGGCTGCAGTTCTGCAGTGCCAAATGCCTGAACCAATATAAGATGGACATTTTCTACAAGGAGACTCAGGCAGCGCTGCCTGGAGCACTGTGTAACCCAGGGCATGGAGCTTCTGGGGAGGGTAAGTTGGAGTGCAGTGGAGGGGTACAGCTGCTCACACCTGAATCTTGGGGAACGCCATTAACGGACCTCCGACGTAAAGCCCCCTCACCAGGGGGGCCTTCCACCACCTCTGCTTTGGCCCCTTCCAGTTCTTCTGCCACCTCACCCTCAGACAACGCTGCCGTCTGCtcgccatcctcctcctcctcagccaagATCCCCACTCCGAGACCCCACGAGAGCCCCACACTTCCCCCTCCACCTGTTCCCACTTTGCACCCGCCTGTTGGTGTTCCCTCTGGTAGCCCTCCGATGGTGATGACACCTCGGGGACCCATGCCCCTGCCTCTGTTCATGGAGCATCAAATGATGCAGCAGATGCGTCCACCATTTCTTCGGCCCTCTCCCCATCCCGCAGGGCCCAATAGCCCCCTGTCAAATCCTATTATTCCTGGTATTGGTCCACCACCTCCCCCAAGGACAATTGGTCCAGCATCAAGCCCCATGCACAGGCCCATGCTGTCTCCACATGTCCACCCCTCATCCAATCCCAACCCTGGCATGATGCCCCCTCACCCTGGTCTCCCCATGCCAGGTCTGCCACCTTTCCCCCCAGTCAATATGATGCCCAATGGACGGATTCCTCTGCCCCCTATGATGAACTTTGGCATGCCATCCTTGGCCCCATTGGTTCCTCCACCAACTCTCTTGGTCCCTTACCCTGTCATTGTTCCCCTCCCAGTCCCAATCCCTATTCCAATCCCAATTCCATTCAGCCCCAAAGTTTCCAGGGACCAGCCTGAGAGAAGTGGCTCTACCCGCAATGCTCCAGAGTCCTCCGAAACTTCAGCATCTGGTCTCCGCTCTCCAGGTACCTctggaggtgacagaggtgagCAGAAAGTAGAGCCATCTGGTACAGAGTGTCTCTCCCCTCTACACTCAGAGAGAAGCAGGACGGCATTGGTGGACTTGACAGTGAAGGCAGAGGACAGTTCTGGTAACCTGTGTCTAACCAGCGGCCCTGGACCGATGGAGGGAGTGATAGATCTAACTGTGGGCCAGAGGTCATGCCAACAGCAGGTGATTCAGAGGATGCTACCTGGGGTCCAGGTCAAAGTAGAGGCAGAGGCTGAATCCAgatctcctccagctgctgggcTGGGGAGGGAAGGGAAGGGTAGTCATGATAGGGGTGAAGAGGCCCTCTCACAGGGCCTCCTCAGTGCTACAGAGCTGGAAGGGGCCACACTCCCAAGCACACTGGAATCATCAGGCCCACCCTCCAGCAACAGTAGCCCCTCTTGCAATGCAGATCCTCCAGTAAACCAGCTAAATCCATGTATCTCCAACATCACCCCACCACCTTTACCCAGCACAACACGGACCCAGGCCCAACTCCTGCCCCAGCTCCAAACTAGTCCTGCTGCCCCATGCAATGTCATAGTCAATGGTACGGGATGGCATTCGCTTCTCACTTCTGCCTTTGAGTCTTGCCCTGACCGAAGAGGAGACAATGTTGCAGGAGAAGGAaaggcagaggagcagccagCTAATGGTGAGCTGGAGCATGAGGCACTGAAAGAGAACAATTGCTCAGTTGGAGATTGGGAGCCAGGAAAGCGGGGCCCACTGCAAGATGAGATGGCGGACACAGTGGAGGGTAAGCCAGACCCTGACTCCAACCTGGAGGAGGGTGAGCATGCCTATGCCCTCCCACTGCTGTCTACCGGAGGCTGTGTGGTCATCCAGCCTGTGCCAAAGCCTGGTGCTGACAAGACGGCCATCCTATCCTGCTCCATCAGTGCCCCTTTATCAGCAGCTGGGAGCCCCGAGCTGGAGCCGCCGCTGAAGAGGAGGTGTCTGCGAATCCGCAATCAAAACAAATGA
- the sobpa gene encoding sine oculis-binding protein homolog A isoform X3, with the protein MAEMEKEGRPPENKRSRKPAHPVKREINEEMKSFAENTMNELLGWYGYDKVELRDSDNLEIGETPQHISVLKENMLPKIPPSTESGEGSPDRANSSHSLPASRNGVTEPSITPSTSTPSTKEHGNLPIIMPMIPPPLIKPPADEDASNVQIMCAWCQKVGVKRYSLSMGSELKSFCSEKCFAACRRAYFKRNKVCDWCKHIRHTKEYLDFGAGERRLQFCSAKCLNQYKMDIFYKETQAALPGALCNPGHGASGEGKLECSGGVQLLTPESWGTPLTDLRRKAPSPGGPSTTSALAPSSSSATSPSDNAAVCSPSSSSSAKIPTPRPHESPTLPPPPVPTLHPPVGVPSGSPPMVMTPRGPMPLPLFMEHQMMQQMRPPFLRPSPHPAGPNSPLSNPIIPGIGPPPPPRTIGPASSPMHRPMLSPHVHPSSNPNPGMMPPHPGLPMPGLPPFPPVNMMPNGRIPLPPMMNFGMPSLAPLVPPPTLLVPYPVIVPLPVPIPIPIPIPFSPKVSRDQPERSGSTRNAPESSETSASGLRSPGTSGGDRGEQKVEPSGTECLSPLHSERSRTALVDLTVKAEDSSGNLCLTSGPGPMEGVIDLTVGQRSCQQQVIQRMLPGVQVKVEAEAESRSPPAAGLGREGKGSHDRGEEALSQGLLSATELEGATLPSTLESSGPPSSNSSPSCNADPPVNQLNPCISNITPPPLPSTTRTQAQLLPQLQTSPAAPCNVIVNGTGWHSLLTSAFESCPDRRGDNVAGEGKAEEQPANGELEHEALKENNCSVGDWEPGKRGPLQDEMADTVEGKPDPDSNLEEGEHAYALPLLSTGGCVVIQPVPKPGADKTAILSCSISAPLSAAGSPELEPPLKRRCLRIRNQNK; encoded by the exons CTGTCCTCAAAG AAAACATGTTGCCAAAAATCCCACCTTCAACCGAGAGCGGCGAAGGTTCTCCGGATCGAGCCAACAGCTCCCATTCTTTGCCAGCCTCCAGGAACGGAGTCACAGAGCCCTCCATCACCCCGTCCACCTCCACGCCCAGCACCAAGGAACATGGCAACCTGCCCATCATAATGCCCATGATCCCCCCACCACTGATCAAGCCCCCTGCAG ATGAAGATGCATCCAACGTGCAGATCATGTGCGCCTGGTGCCAGAAGGTCGGCGTCAAACGCTATTCTCTGAGCATGGGGAGTGAGCTGAAGAGCTTCTGCAGTGAGAAGTGCTTCGCCGCCTGCCGCAGAGCCTATTTTAAGAGAAACAAG gtgTGTGACTGGTGCAAACATATTCGCCACACTAAGGAGTACCTGGACTTTGGTGCTGGTGAGCGGAGGCTGCAGTTCTGCAGTGCCAAATGCCTGAACCAATATAAGATGGACATTTTCTACAAGGAGACTCAGGCAGCGCTGCCTGGAGCACTGTGTAACCCAGGGCATGGAGCTTCTGGGGAGGGTAAGTTGGAGTGCAGTGGAGGGGTACAGCTGCTCACACCTGAATCTTGGGGAACGCCATTAACGGACCTCCGACGTAAAGCCCCCTCACCAGGGGGGCCTTCCACCACCTCTGCTTTGGCCCCTTCCAGTTCTTCTGCCACCTCACCCTCAGACAACGCTGCCGTCTGCtcgccatcctcctcctcctcagccaagATCCCCACTCCGAGACCCCACGAGAGCCCCACACTTCCCCCTCCACCTGTTCCCACTTTGCACCCGCCTGTTGGTGTTCCCTCTGGTAGCCCTCCGATGGTGATGACACCTCGGGGACCCATGCCCCTGCCTCTGTTCATGGAGCATCAAATGATGCAGCAGATGCGTCCACCATTTCTTCGGCCCTCTCCCCATCCCGCAGGGCCCAATAGCCCCCTGTCAAATCCTATTATTCCTGGTATTGGTCCACCACCTCCCCCAAGGACAATTGGTCCAGCATCAAGCCCCATGCACAGGCCCATGCTGTCTCCACATGTCCACCCCTCATCCAATCCCAACCCTGGCATGATGCCCCCTCACCCTGGTCTCCCCATGCCAGGTCTGCCACCTTTCCCCCCAGTCAATATGATGCCCAATGGACGGATTCCTCTGCCCCCTATGATGAACTTTGGCATGCCATCCTTGGCCCCATTGGTTCCTCCACCAACTCTCTTGGTCCCTTACCCTGTCATTGTTCCCCTCCCAGTCCCAATCCCTATTCCAATCCCAATTCCATTCAGCCCCAAAGTTTCCAGGGACCAGCCTGAGAGAAGTGGCTCTACCCGCAATGCTCCAGAGTCCTCCGAAACTTCAGCATCTGGTCTCCGCTCTCCAGGTACCTctggaggtgacagaggtgagCAGAAAGTAGAGCCATCTGGTACAGAGTGTCTCTCCCCTCTACACTCAGAGAGAAGCAGGACGGCATTGGTGGACTTGACAGTGAAGGCAGAGGACAGTTCTGGTAACCTGTGTCTAACCAGCGGCCCTGGACCGATGGAGGGAGTGATAGATCTAACTGTGGGCCAGAGGTCATGCCAACAGCAGGTGATTCAGAGGATGCTACCTGGGGTCCAGGTCAAAGTAGAGGCAGAGGCTGAATCCAgatctcctccagctgctgggcTGGGGAGGGAAGGGAAGGGTAGTCATGATAGGGGTGAAGAGGCCCTCTCACAGGGCCTCCTCAGTGCTACAGAGCTGGAAGGGGCCACACTCCCAAGCACACTGGAATCATCAGGCCCACCCTCCAGCAACAGTAGCCCCTCTTGCAATGCAGATCCTCCAGTAAACCAGCTAAATCCATGTATCTCCAACATCACCCCACCACCTTTACCCAGCACAACACGGACCCAGGCCCAACTCCTGCCCCAGCTCCAAACTAGTCCTGCTGCCCCATGCAATGTCATAGTCAATGGTACGGGATGGCATTCGCTTCTCACTTCTGCCTTTGAGTCTTGCCCTGACCGAAGAGGAGACAATGTTGCAGGAGAAGGAaaggcagaggagcagccagCTAATGGTGAGCTGGAGCATGAGGCACTGAAAGAGAACAATTGCTCAGTTGGAGATTGGGAGCCAGGAAAGCGGGGCCCACTGCAAGATGAGATGGCGGACACAGTGGAGGGTAAGCCAGACCCTGACTCCAACCTGGAGGAGGGTGAGCATGCCTATGCCCTCCCACTGCTGTCTACCGGAGGCTGTGTGGTCATCCAGCCTGTGCCAAAGCCTGGTGCTGACAAGACGGCCATCCTATCCTGCTCCATCAGTGCCCCTTTATCAGCAGCTGGGAGCCCCGAGCTGGAGCCGCCGCTGAAGAGGAGGTGTCTGCGAATCCGCAATCAAAACAAATGA
- the sobpa gene encoding sine oculis-binding protein homolog A isoform X2 — protein sequence MAEMEKEGRPPENKRSRKPAHPVKREINEEMKSFAENTMNELLGWYGYDKVELRDSDNLEIGETPQHISVLKENMLPKIPPSTESGEGSPDRANSSHSLPASRNGVTEPSITPSTSTPSTKEHGNLPIIMPMIPPPLIKPPADEDASNVQIMCAWCQKVGVKRYSLSMGSELKSFCSEKCFAACRRAYFKRNKARDDDGLGGKLPQHSFTQDTPRLVFKTNSDVLVCDWCKHIRHTKEYLDFGAGERRLQFCSAKCLNQYKMDIFYKETQAALPGALCNPGHGASGEGKLECSGGVQLLTPESWGTPLTDLRRKAPSPGGPSTTSALAPSSSSATSPSDNAAVCSPSSSSSAKIPTPRPHESPTLPPPPVPTLHPPVGVPSGSPPMVMTPRGPMPLPLFMEHQMMQQMRPPFLRPSPHPAGPNSPLSNPIIPGIGPPPPPRTIGPASSPMHRPMLSPHVHPSSNPNPGMMPPHPGLPMPGLPPFPPVNMMPNGRIPLPPMMNFGMPSLAPLVPPPTLLVPYPVIVPLPVPIPIPIPIPFSPKVSRDQPERSGSTRNAPESSETSASGLRSPGTSGGDRGEQKVEPSGTECLSPLHSERSRTALVDLTVKAEDSSGNLCLTSGPGPMEGVIDLTVGQRSCQQQVIQRMLPGVQVKVEAEAESRSPPAAGLGREGKGSHDRGEEALSQGLLSATELEGATLPSTLESSGPPSSNSSPSCNADPPVNQLNPCISNITPPPLPSTTRTQAQLLPQLQTSPAAPCNVIVNGTGWHSLLTSAFESCPDRRGDNVAGEGKAEEQPANGELEHEALKENNCSVGDWEPGKRGPLQDEMADTVEGKPDPDSNLEEGEHAYALPLLSTGGCVVIQPVPKPGADKTAILSCSISAPLSAAGSPELEPPLKRRCLRIRNQNK from the exons CTGTCCTCAAAG AAAACATGTTGCCAAAAATCCCACCTTCAACCGAGAGCGGCGAAGGTTCTCCGGATCGAGCCAACAGCTCCCATTCTTTGCCAGCCTCCAGGAACGGAGTCACAGAGCCCTCCATCACCCCGTCCACCTCCACGCCCAGCACCAAGGAACATGGCAACCTGCCCATCATAATGCCCATGATCCCCCCACCACTGATCAAGCCCCCTGCAG ATGAAGATGCATCCAACGTGCAGATCATGTGCGCCTGGTGCCAGAAGGTCGGCGTCAAACGCTATTCTCTGAGCATGGGGAGTGAGCTGAAGAGCTTCTGCAGTGAGAAGTGCTTCGCCGCCTGCCGCAGAGCCTATTTTAAGAGAAACAAG GCAAGAGACGACGATGGCCTCGGTGGGAAATTACCCCAGCACAGCTTTACTCAGGACACGCCCAGGCTTGTCTTCAAGACAAACAGCGATGTGCTT gtgTGTGACTGGTGCAAACATATTCGCCACACTAAGGAGTACCTGGACTTTGGTGCTGGTGAGCGGAGGCTGCAGTTCTGCAGTGCCAAATGCCTGAACCAATATAAGATGGACATTTTCTACAAGGAGACTCAGGCAGCGCTGCCTGGAGCACTGTGTAACCCAGGGCATGGAGCTTCTGGGGAGGGTAAGTTGGAGTGCAGTGGAGGGGTACAGCTGCTCACACCTGAATCTTGGGGAACGCCATTAACGGACCTCCGACGTAAAGCCCCCTCACCAGGGGGGCCTTCCACCACCTCTGCTTTGGCCCCTTCCAGTTCTTCTGCCACCTCACCCTCAGACAACGCTGCCGTCTGCtcgccatcctcctcctcctcagccaagATCCCCACTCCGAGACCCCACGAGAGCCCCACACTTCCCCCTCCACCTGTTCCCACTTTGCACCCGCCTGTTGGTGTTCCCTCTGGTAGCCCTCCGATGGTGATGACACCTCGGGGACCCATGCCCCTGCCTCTGTTCATGGAGCATCAAATGATGCAGCAGATGCGTCCACCATTTCTTCGGCCCTCTCCCCATCCCGCAGGGCCCAATAGCCCCCTGTCAAATCCTATTATTCCTGGTATTGGTCCACCACCTCCCCCAAGGACAATTGGTCCAGCATCAAGCCCCATGCACAGGCCCATGCTGTCTCCACATGTCCACCCCTCATCCAATCCCAACCCTGGCATGATGCCCCCTCACCCTGGTCTCCCCATGCCAGGTCTGCCACCTTTCCCCCCAGTCAATATGATGCCCAATGGACGGATTCCTCTGCCCCCTATGATGAACTTTGGCATGCCATCCTTGGCCCCATTGGTTCCTCCACCAACTCTCTTGGTCCCTTACCCTGTCATTGTTCCCCTCCCAGTCCCAATCCCTATTCCAATCCCAATTCCATTCAGCCCCAAAGTTTCCAGGGACCAGCCTGAGAGAAGTGGCTCTACCCGCAATGCTCCAGAGTCCTCCGAAACTTCAGCATCTGGTCTCCGCTCTCCAGGTACCTctggaggtgacagaggtgagCAGAAAGTAGAGCCATCTGGTACAGAGTGTCTCTCCCCTCTACACTCAGAGAGAAGCAGGACGGCATTGGTGGACTTGACAGTGAAGGCAGAGGACAGTTCTGGTAACCTGTGTCTAACCAGCGGCCCTGGACCGATGGAGGGAGTGATAGATCTAACTGTGGGCCAGAGGTCATGCCAACAGCAGGTGATTCAGAGGATGCTACCTGGGGTCCAGGTCAAAGTAGAGGCAGAGGCTGAATCCAgatctcctccagctgctgggcTGGGGAGGGAAGGGAAGGGTAGTCATGATAGGGGTGAAGAGGCCCTCTCACAGGGCCTCCTCAGTGCTACAGAGCTGGAAGGGGCCACACTCCCAAGCACACTGGAATCATCAGGCCCACCCTCCAGCAACAGTAGCCCCTCTTGCAATGCAGATCCTCCAGTAAACCAGCTAAATCCATGTATCTCCAACATCACCCCACCACCTTTACCCAGCACAACACGGACCCAGGCCCAACTCCTGCCCCAGCTCCAAACTAGTCCTGCTGCCCCATGCAATGTCATAGTCAATGGTACGGGATGGCATTCGCTTCTCACTTCTGCCTTTGAGTCTTGCCCTGACCGAAGAGGAGACAATGTTGCAGGAGAAGGAaaggcagaggagcagccagCTAATGGTGAGCTGGAGCATGAGGCACTGAAAGAGAACAATTGCTCAGTTGGAGATTGGGAGCCAGGAAAGCGGGGCCCACTGCAAGATGAGATGGCGGACACAGTGGAGGGTAAGCCAGACCCTGACTCCAACCTGGAGGAGGGTGAGCATGCCTATGCCCTCCCACTGCTGTCTACCGGAGGCTGTGTGGTCATCCAGCCTGTGCCAAAGCCTGGTGCTGACAAGACGGCCATCCTATCCTGCTCCATCAGTGCCCCTTTATCAGCAGCTGGGAGCCCCGAGCTGGAGCCGCCGCTGAAGAGGAGGTGTCTGCGAATCCGCAATCAAAACAAATGA